From the genome of Halobacteriovorax marinus SJ:
AGTCTGTTGTTGCGCTACTTGACCAGTATCCCAGTAGGATTGAAGTTTGAATAAGCCTTGCTGTTTTATATTGATGAGTGAGAATCAACTCGTCAATTCCCTTAGTCATCTCTTCACTTAAGTCTAAGTATTGTCCTTGAATAAGTCCTTTAGGTCCTAGCGCCCATGAGAAGAATTTTAATATTAGCCCTAGGTTCTTATGCCCATACTTAGCGAGAAGGGCAAAGGAAGCCGTCTGAAGACCATCTCCAGCAAGTAGCGCCTTCCATTCGTTAAACTTAATATGTGTTGCAGGTTTTCCTCTTCTAGTATCGTCATCATCCATAGAAGGAAGATCATCGTGAAGTAATGTGTATGCGTGGTGAACTTCTACGGCAGAGGCCAAGTAGTTCACTGGCGTTTTAGGATCTTCTAGAAATTTATGATCACTTTCATTGCAATAGTCTGCGTAGATAGCACTCACAAGCTGTGGCCTAAAGGCCTTACCTGGAGGAAGTACGCCGTAGCGATAGACTTCACTAAAGTTATGTTTTGGAATAACTAATTCTAGGTGAGTCTCAATATTTCTTATGATTTGCGCTACGTTCATGGCCCTTCCTTTGAAGGGCTAAATTATCAGAAAGAGAGGTTTTTGAAAAGTTTCTTAATTGAATGAAGGCATTGGTGCTGCGAACTTTCCACCAACTTTAAATTTATAGAAGCCTTTATTAGTAGACTCTTTGCCACTTAGCATCATGTTAATAATGGCAAAGTTCTCAAGAAAACTTGGTGAGAATTTAACTTCTCCGGCGATATCTAATGAGGAATTAGACATATTGTGTGTATTTAACTTAATCACACCATTGGCCTCTGCCATGACAGGTGAGGTTGGGCTACCTAATTGAAAGTCTTGTATTTCAAGTAGGTCTTTGGAGTTTAAGCTTCCTTTGAGTTGTAGGGCCCCTATTGGAAGGTTTGGAAGATCGAATCCTCCAATATTTTGTCCTGGTATTGATAGATTTGATGAAGTGATTAAAAAGTCTGACTGACTTAATTTACTTCCATCAATTTTGACGAGAGATTCTATTTCAATATCCCCAGTGAAATTTAAAGACTTTGTCCCTAGAAATTCTTTCAATGTCTTATGAGAAAGAGAGGATTTCTCAACCTTTATGACTGTGCCACCAATACCAACTGTTGGATAAATATTTATTACAGATAATTTATGCTTAACTTTAGAGTGTAGCTTTATACCAAGAGGCCAAAAGCTAGGAGATTGAAAACTAATAACGAGGTCTGATAATTTTAAAGATGAAGACGGATTGCTATAACATCTTCCACTAACGACTGGTTTGGTAAGAACGACTTTTGGAAGAAACCATTCAAATCTCATCTCGTCGTATGTAATAGGGCATGTTGGATTGGATCTAATTGCATTCTCTATTTGAGACTTAAGAATAGTTCCTATAGGAAAATTCATAAGAAAGGCCAAGAATATAAGCATACCGGAGGCCATAGCAACTTTTGCAAAATAAGTTTTCTTTTGAATGTAGATTTCATCAGGTAACTCATTTGGATGAGTTTTTAGCTTAACCATTACTTCGATACCTTAGCGTAGTGAGTGAATTTAATATTTCCCTCGATTAAACTTAGTTTATTATCTCTTTTAAGACTCATTTCAAAAATTTTAAATTTCTCTGAGTCCAACATTCTTTGCAAGAGATTGGAAAGATTTTTCGAAGTGAGTTTTGATACATTTATAGAGGCTTCTGACTTTTCAATAGCACCAGATTTTTCAAGACTCTCAAAGCTGATAACTTTAATTGAGTCAGATGAGATTCCTCGCTGTGAAGCAATTCGTTGGAGTCTCTTATCTAGATCCGCGGTATTCTTTATCGTATGAGGAGAGATGATTTGTCTTCCGACGCTCTCAACTTCAGATTTCTTTGAGTTGAAGTATTCAATTTCAGTTAATATTTCTTTTTTCATTTCAATATTAGACTTTAAGAATGAATTGGAAATAAAGATAGAGACCAAGACAATAAATGGAATAAAGATAAGTGCAAATGACCCTGCTTGGCTGAAGATTTTATGCTGCTGCTCTGTTAAAGAGTTTAGAGTGTCATTTATTTTAGTCTTCGCCTCACTCTCTTTAAAGAGGTCGATTTGCTTGAAGATAAAATCATCTATATGTTTCGATATAATTTTCTTCATCTAGTTATCCAGAAAGTTAATAGTTAAGCTATTCTCATTTTTATCGTCACCGAACTCAAGCTTTTCAAATGGACCAAGTTTCAAATGAGATTTTAATACTTCAAGTTCTTTTGGCTCTTTAGAGCTAAACTTAACTCTTACAGAACCATTTTTATTTTCATAGAAATCCATATTCACAAGTTCATTTCGAGAGATATACTCACTCAATTGAACTAGGGCATTAGTAGCATTAACCTCTGTCGCGGATTGAATTGTTTTCACTTCCTGCTTTACCATGGAGTTCTTTCTCTTCATTAATTTGAGGATACTCTCTGGGTCGCGTCGATACTTTCTTTGATCTCTTCTAGAAATTTCTAAATTATCAGCTTTGATAATCTTGGTAATTCTTCTGTCTAGTTCATCATTTTTAGAATTAAGAAAGAAAACTCTATCAATCATCATGAGGGCAGAGAGGACGACCATCAACATTAGAGCTCTCGATAAAATAAACGAGAGCGAGTGAAGAGAGATTGAGTCTGAGAATCCACTTGTGTACTTGCCAGTTAAGAAATTTGGCATAAGAGTAGATGAGCGCTGTGCTGCAGACATCATATAGGAGAGAAGAAATTGTGGTTTCTCCATCTCAGTTAATCCATCCATCTTAGGAGGATCAAATTTTTGAACTTTAATATTTAACTCTGAAGTGAGAAAGTTTTCTATATTATTTATATTCGAACTACCACCTGTAATATAAATATTATCAATAGGGTTTCCAAACTTTACCCTATAACCAAGCTCCCATCTTTTGAGATCGAGTACAAGAGGCATAATCGCTTGTTGCATTAATTTTGCGAACTCTCTTTGTTCTCCAGTAACATCATCAAGTTGATCTTCTGTTAGAAAGAAGCAGTTCTCATGCTTATAAATAATCGCTTCATCAATAGAAATTTGATAGGTCTGCGCTATGATTTCATCAAGTACTTTTCCACCTAAATTTGTAAGGTGGGAGGAGATGACTTCTCTATTGTGGATGAAGTAGGCCTTAGTTGTTTCATGTCCAATATCTACAACGCAGAATGAACCTGAATATGCCTTTTGGTCAATGAAGCTTTGAATGACTCCCATTTCTGTTGTTAGTATTGCTGGAAGAGTTCCACTAGACTCTAAGTAATTATAGTAATTATCAAAGTAGTCCAATTGAGCAATGCTAATTAATGCTGAGAAGTTCTCGCCATTTTTAATTAATGTAGAAGTAAAGTGAATATCTTTCAATGAATAGGGGATATCTTCCTCTAATTGAAAAGGAATCATTTGTTCCGCTTTCTTTCTACTATTCACTGGAAGCTCTAGGTATCTTGAACTCGTGAATTGTTCTTGAATTTGGTAAATGATTTTACCTTCGAATTGGCTTTGTTTTAGATAACTCTTAACGATTTCATTGTGAATTTCATTAGTGGTCGTCTCTGGAGCAAATTGAGAGCGAATCTTAGCGATAATAACTTCTCTATGGCCCAAATATTTGAGTTGTTTTCTTTCCAGTCGACATTCATAGAATTTAACTGAGTAACTACCTAAATCAATTGCAAGTATATTCATACGTATATATTACCAGAGTCATTATAAAAATGTTTCTAAAAATATTAGGAAAATAGTGTCTAGATAGTGGAGGTTAATACTCGGTTACTGCAGTCTTATTTCAATGACTCTAGGTGAGAGTAGCTCCATAGGGACTTCCTCTTTCTTTTCTTCATCTTCTTTTTCATCAAGAGGAGGATCAATGAACTCCTCATCTTCTACATCACCTTCTTTCTTTACTGGAGGCGCTTCTTTCTTCTCTTCTTCCTTCTTCTTTTCTGGAACTGGCTTAATAGGTAAGTCGACAAAGGCCGTAATACTATACTCTGCTCTTCCATAGAAACCTTTAGAGACTACTTTGTAGAGTTTACCAGCTACAGCTATCTTTAAACCGGCCTGCTCGAGCTCTTTTTTGCGTTTTTCATAATTAGAGCTGTCAACGATGGCCAGTTTATTGACAACAACTTCTTTGAAGTCTTTCTCAGATTTAAATTCTTGAGGCTCAATTTGAAGTTCTTGATCACCATCTCTATGCTTGAAAAATTGCTCTAGTTGGAAATCTGTAATATCTGGAAATAAAATCTTTAGCTGATCCGAAGTTAATTCATTAACAGCAATGATACTAACTTCGTGAACTGTGAGTTTATCTTTGATCAATTCGATCAACTTATCATTCCATCCTAAGAGTAGGTAGAGTTCGTCGATGGATGTTAGTGGGGCATGCTTAGGCGTAATATTTGCGGCCAAGTAATTTGCTTCAATTTCTGCTCTTTCCATATCATTGAAGTTTTTCAAATCATTGACATAGAATTTTAGCTCTTTAACGAGAAGTTCAGGGTTCACATTTCCATAGATAAGATCAAAGTCTGGGTTATTCTCTTTCTCATCTTCTAGTGCTTGGGTCAGAGTCTCTACTAATTTCTTTTCAATAAAGACATCTGGCTTAACGTCCTTCTCATCTTCCTCGTCTTCATCAAAATTTCTTCTCTCTTCATCTTGATTATTAGTTTTAGTTATACGCAGAATATTTGGATTAAGAAAACCTGAAACGGAATTTATAGTTACACCCATTCTCCCTTTTATAAGATTATTCTTTTCAAATTCTTCGAGGGCCGATCGCTGTTGAATATCTGACTTCGCAGGAATCGGAATAGGATAGATAAATTCCATCGTTACGACAGACTCAATGACTGAAGGTTGAATGAGTTCTTTTAATTGTTTATTCTTTTCAATTAAATTTCGTCCCTCTTGATAGAGCTTTAGCTTTGCAAGTGCAAAATTAAGCCCTGCCTCTGCATTTAGTCTTGCCTGTAGTTTATCTTGCTGATTATAAACTTTTAACTTATTTACCTTAGACTCAAAAGTGAAGTCAGCAAGTAAGAAGGCCATAATAGCAATAACTGACATAACCATCATAATCGCCATTCCAGATTCATTGCGAAGGATATTCTTTTTCATAGATCCTCCTCCTGACTTTCTACTGGTGCTCCTGGAGTATTAGGTGAGCCAGGCTTTTGATCGCCCTTTCTTGCATTTTCTTTTTCTTTCTCATCTTTTTCTGTATCAAAATAAGGGTAGAGTGGCCTATAGGTTCTATCAATCTCAACTTCATTATTGTCTGAATTTATCCAAACAAGTTTAATTCTAATAAGTCTAGGTGTATCTTTGTCAGTAGTTAACTGATCTAATTTATCTACGAACTTCTCTGTCTTTGGGTTCCAAAATAGAAATTGAAAAGACTTGATATCCTTTAAGAGGGGATACTCCTTAACGTTCTTCCAATCAAATTCTTTATTGTAAATATTCTCAGTTTCTATTGCTCTCGTGAGTTCATATTCTGCACCTTCTCTTCTCTCATCAGCATCTTCACTAGAGCTTCTTAAGGCATACTTCACCCACGCATAACGAGATTGTTTTGAATCTTCCAAAACTCTTCTATTTGATGTTGTCATAAAGATAAGATCAGTCTTAGTTTCATTTTGAATAATTGGAATAACATCTGCTGATGTGCTTATGGCCGGAAATCTTTCTGAAGCCTCATATGAGTCAAGAGGATTGGCCGCTTTCTCTTGCTCATCACTTCCTAAGCTTCTAGGGGCAAAGCCATTATCATTCTTCTTTTGGTACTTAGCGCTGTAGTAAAGAGGAGAGTAGAGTTGTGAGAAGTCTTGCTCCATCCTATCTAGCGCAGTAACAAGCTGGAGTGCATCTCTATCTTCAGAAATTATTTTATCTTTTGATTCCGTACTATTGTTAACAATGGTGTACATCGTTGCCATAAGAATGGAGAGGATAGTAATAGCTATCAGAACTTCTATAAGGGTGAAGCCACTCTGGTCTTTATAAATGTGAGTACTATTAATTCTTTTCTTTTTCACATTTGCTCAAACATTACTTGGGCCTGATGATTGTAGAGCCAAGTACTTACAGAGTAAGACCTTTCACTTGTCTCATTCTTTACTGTTACTTCAACTTGCCAAATAATTTTCTCTAAATTCTTTTTAACATTCTCAAATATTTTCGATTCATTTGGATCTTGTGCTTCTTCATCTGCACCAGTTATCTTATTTAAATCTGGAATTAAAAATTTCTTATATTCAATAGAGTAGGTGAAGTTATCATTCTCTTCAAACTTTCCTGTCTCTTTTGTTAGAGTAATTGATTCTTTTAGTTCTGGAGGGGTAACGATAAGCTCATTAACCTTTAGTTCAGCATATCTCTTTAGCTCAAGCTCCTCTCTCATAACAGTACTGTCACTAATATTAAAGCCCTGGGCGGTAAGGTAGGCCGATGCGAAAACCGCAAAAATTGCTAGGGAAATCATTACTTCAACTAGAGTAAATCCATCATTTGTTAATTTATACTTTAGTTTTTCTGCCATTCTTGAAAAATTCTCTCGGCCAATTCAATTTGGGCCTCAGTAATATCAGTGGAGTCTGAAGTCTCTACGCTGAAATATTCTCTTTCAATATCCATCGTAAATGGAGAGATTTTTAAAGCAGCTAATTCATCGTCCGAAGCTATTATTATTATAGCAGAATCTTTTTCTCCAGTGGGATAAATATAGAGGGAGTTGTCCCCGTCTAAGAGCATGGCCTGAGTTAGATTAGTAGCAAGACCAATCACTCTAATACCAAGTGGAAATTCTCTATCTCCATCTTGAAACTCTCTAACTCTAGAGAACTTTTTATTGAGTTGATCTTGAGTCTTCTTCTCGGCTTCTTCTTCCGACTTACTTTGTGAAACACTCTTTGAGACTGGAGGTAAAACGAAGTTACCACTTGGACCAAACTCAACCGACCAAGTTTGAGGGTCTTCATCAAATTTGAAGCGAACTCTTAACATGGAGTTTTTAAGAGCGGCCTCGTCTACTGAGAATCGAACAGCTCTTTCTACATCATTGAGGGCTTCGTCTAAATTTCTTCTGGTTGAAAAACTAGTGCCGGAGACGACAGTGAGGACGATTGTCACAAGTAATAGGGCGACTAGCATCTCAATGAGAGTAAAGCCTTTATTATTACCTGTGACAATATCTTTCATCTATTAAAGATTATTTCTTTTTATTAAGGTAAATATCGGCGTCAGTACCTTCTCCACCTTCAAGTCTATCTGGTCCATAACTCCAAATATTGAAGTCTCTTCCATCAGACTCATAGAAGTATTCTTCATCCCAAGGATCTCTAGGGATCTCGTCAGCGTCCATAAATCCTTCTGGTGGATAATTTCTACACTCTTTACCACCTGATGGTTTATTTAATAGTGCATCAAGACCTTGGTCAGTTAGTGGGTAAGTTCCACACTTTCTTCTATAGTCTTGAAGAATTGACTTAAAACTCTTCATTTGAATATTGGCAGCTTTAATTTGTCCCTCTGTTAGTTGAGAGAAGATTTGACCAGCAACAAAAGTACCAGCAATACCAAGTAAAGTTAGTGCGATTAAGATTTCGATTAGTGAAAAACCTGCAGATTGTCTAAGCAGTTTCATCATGCTCTTTCTTTTCATTATATCTCCTTATGATTTTTTATTTAATGGAGCGAATTCAGTTGCATCATTGGCACTACTACTGAGAAAATAATAAATGCCACGGCAATACCCATCCCAACCAACATTATAGGCTCTAAGACAGAGGTTAGTCCATTAAGTTTTGATTCTACTTGGTCTTCGTAATTTTCTGATATGATCTTTAGCATATCTTCTAATTCACCAGATTTTTCCCCTAGTGTCATCATATGGGTAACCATAGTTGGAAAAAGTCCAGATCTAGCGAGTGGCGCTGCTAGAGAAGCACCTTCTGATACATTGATCTTCGCCTCTTCAACAGCTTGTTGCATATGAACATTTTCGATTAGATTTTTAACAATTTTAAGTGAAGCAATAATTGGTACGCCTGAGTTGAGTAGGGTCGCAAGAGTTGAACAAAAACGACTCACGTTAATCATTGTAACAAGCTCACCTATGATAGGCATACGAAGTAGTAGACTATCCCACTTGGCCTTTCCTTTTTTGGTGGCGATATACTTTTTAAAAGAAGTAAAGCCAAAGAAGAGCGCCAATAGAACGGCCCACCAGTAACTTTTTAAGAAGGCAGAAATCCAAATACAAATTTCTGTTTGTAGTGGAAGTTCTTTTTTCATTGTGTCAAAGATTCTTGTAATTTTTGGAATAACAAAGATGAAGATAATCCCCATCATTCCCGCACCTACGAAGGCCATAATCATAGGGTAAGTCATGGCCCCTTTTATTTTATTTTTTAACTTTACTTGTGCTTCCGTAAAGTCAGCAAGCCTTAGGAGAACAACTTGTAATGTACCAGAGGTTTCTCCCGCATCAACCATATTTACATAAACATTGTCGAAGACTTTGGGATAATCACTAAGAGCATTCGCAAGCGAAGAACCTTCATTAATTTTCTGCTTGATCTCTGCGAGAATAGATTTGAATTTTTGGTTATCTGTTTGATCAACTAGGGCATTGAAAGCTTCAACAATTTGAATTTTTGCTTTAATGAGGGTAGCGAGCTGCCTTGTCATTAATGAGAGCTCTTGAATGGAGACAGTTGGACCAAAGTTAAAACTACTAGAGCCTGAAGATTTATTCTGGGCCTTTTGCTCAGAGATTTCAATGAGCATAATTCCCATAGATCTAACTTTGGCCTTAGCCGAATTTAGACTATCAGAATCAATTGTCTTTTTAATTTCCTTGCCTGTCTTATCAAGACCTTTATAGCTATATATCGCCATTTAAAAATACCTTATTCATCTTCTTGTTGTTGATGATCTTCTTCATTAATTGCTCTAACCATTTCATCAACTGATGTTACACCAGAGAAAACTTTAGAAAGAGCATCTCCTCTAAGAGTGACCATCCCACTTTTTACAGCAGCTTTCTTTATTGTTCCTGAGTCAGCTTTCTTTAGAACAAGGGGACGAATAATATCGTCTATAAGTAATAACTCTGAAACGACAGTCATTCCACTGAAACCATCGTAGTTACATTTTGGACAACCTTTATGTGTGAAGATGGTCGCATCATTTGGAACAGATGATACTCGCATCATCTCCATATCAAATGGTGTCACTTGATGAGGAACCTTACAGTGGTTACATAATTTTCTAATAAGCCTTTGTGCCAATACCCCAGCAAGGGAAGAGGCGATAAGGAAGGGTTGTACTCCCATATCAATTAATCGACCGGGAGCTGAGAAAGAGTCATTGGTGTGAATTGTTGAAAGAACAAAGTGACCAGTTAGTGACGCTTGAATCGCCATCTCAGCAGTTTCCTTATCCCTTGTTTCACCAACCATAATGACGTCAGGGT
Proteins encoded in this window:
- a CDS encoding polyprenyl synthetase family protein gives rise to the protein MNVAQIIRNIETHLELVIPKHNFSEVYRYGVLPPGKAFRPQLVSAIYADYCNESDHKFLEDPKTPVNYLASAVEVHHAYTLLHDDLPSMDDDDTRRGKPATHIKFNEWKALLAGDGLQTASFALLAKYGHKNLGLILKFFSWALGPKGLIQGQYLDLSEEMTKGIDELILTHQYKTARLIQTSILLGYWSSSATTDYRTSKQLFRLGHSVGVVFQLLDDLTELVDEQLSQHELAVNPWLTANKDLCFKEIISDLEKIENIITSEELASTKKVLANYFKKIEGLLVEGKTNITKHSEIDLVPVISLLNRINR
- a CDS encoding PulJ/GspJ family protein, giving the protein MKKKRINSTHIYKDQSGFTLIEVLIAITILSILMATMYTIVNNSTESKDKIISEDRDALQLVTALDRMEQDFSQLYSPLYYSAKYQKKNDNGFAPRSLGSDEQEKAANPLDSYEASERFPAISTSADVIPIIQNETKTDLIFMTTSNRRVLEDSKQSRYAWVKYALRSSSEDADERREGAEYELTRAIETENIYNKEFDWKNVKEYPLLKDIKSFQFLFWNPKTEKFVDKLDQLTTDKDTPRLIRIKLVWINSDNNEVEIDRTYRPLYPYFDTEKDEKEKENARKGDQKPGSPNTPGAPVESQEEDL
- a CDS encoding pilus assembly FimT family protein, with protein sequence MKDIVTGNNKGFTLIEMLVALLLVTIVLTVVSGTSFSTRRNLDEALNDVERAVRFSVDEAALKNSMLRVRFKFDEDPQTWSVEFGPSGNFVLPPVSKSVSQSKSEEEAEKKTQDQLNKKFSRVREFQDGDREFPLGIRVIGLATNLTQAMLLDGDNSLYIYPTGEKDSAIIIIASDDELAALKISPFTMDIEREYFSVETSDSTDITEAQIELAERIFQEWQKN
- the gspF gene encoding type II secretion system inner membrane protein GspF gives rise to the protein MAIYSYKGLDKTGKEIKKTIDSDSLNSAKAKVRSMGIMLIEISEQKAQNKSSGSSSFNFGPTVSIQELSLMTRQLATLIKAKIQIVEAFNALVDQTDNQKFKSILAEIKQKINEGSSLANALSDYPKVFDNVYVNMVDAGETSGTLQVVLLRLADFTEAQVKLKNKIKGAMTYPMIMAFVGAGMMGIIFIFVIPKITRIFDTMKKELPLQTEICIWISAFLKSYWWAVLLALFFGFTSFKKYIATKKGKAKWDSLLLRMPIIGELVTMINVSRFCSTLATLLNSGVPIIASLKIVKNLIENVHMQQAVEEAKINVSEGASLAAPLARSGLFPTMVTHMMTLGEKSGELEDMLKIISENYEDQVESKLNGLTSVLEPIMLVGMGIAVAFIIFSVVVPMMQLNSLH
- the gspG gene encoding type II secretion system major pseudopilin GspG; translation: MKRKSMMKLLRQSAGFSLIEILIALTLLGIAGTFVAGQIFSQLTEGQIKAANIQMKSFKSILQDYRRKCGTYPLTDQGLDALLNKPSGGKECRNYPPEGFMDADEIPRDPWDEEYFYESDGRDFNIWSYGPDRLEGGEGTDADIYLNKKK
- the pilM gene encoding pilus assembly protein PilM, whose translation is MNILAIDLGSYSVKFYECRLERKQLKYLGHREVIIAKIRSQFAPETTTNEIHNEIVKSYLKQSQFEGKIIYQIQEQFTSSRYLELPVNSRKKAEQMIPFQLEEDIPYSLKDIHFTSTLIKNGENFSALISIAQLDYFDNYYNYLESSGTLPAILTTEMGVIQSFIDQKAYSGSFCVVDIGHETTKAYFIHNREVISSHLTNLGGKVLDEIIAQTYQISIDEAIIYKHENCFFLTEDQLDDVTGEQREFAKLMQQAIMPLVLDLKRWELGYRVKFGNPIDNIYITGGSSNINNIENFLTSELNIKVQKFDPPKMDGLTEMEKPQFLLSYMMSAAQRSSTLMPNFLTGKYTSGFSDSISLHSLSFILSRALMLMVVLSALMMIDRVFFLNSKNDELDRRITKIIKADNLEISRRDQRKYRRDPESILKLMKRKNSMVKQEVKTIQSATEVNATNALVQLSEYISRNELVNMDFYENKNGSVRVKFSSKEPKELEVLKSHLKLGPFEKLEFGDDKNENSLTINFLDN
- a CDS encoding PulJ/GspJ family protein, giving the protein MAEKLKYKLTNDGFTLVEVMISLAIFAVFASAYLTAQGFNISDSTVMREELELKRYAELKVNELIVTPPELKESITLTKETGKFEENDNFTYSIEYKKFLIPDLNKITGADEEAQDPNESKIFENVKKNLEKIIWQVEVTVKNETSERSYSVSTWLYNHQAQVMFEQM
- the gspN gene encoding type II secretion system protein GspN, with translation MVKLKTHPNELPDEIYIQKKTYFAKVAMASGMLIFLAFLMNFPIGTILKSQIENAIRSNPTCPITYDEMRFEWFLPKVVLTKPVVSGRCYSNPSSSLKLSDLVISFQSPSFWPLGIKLHSKVKHKLSVINIYPTVGIGGTVIKVEKSSLSHKTLKEFLGTKSLNFTGDIEIESLVKIDGSKLSQSDFLITSSNLSIPGQNIGGFDLPNLPIGALQLKGSLNSKDLLEIQDFQLGSPTSPVMAEANGVIKLNTHNMSNSSLDIAGEVKFSPSFLENFAIINMMLSGKESTNKGFYKFKVGGKFAAPMPSFN